In the Balaenoptera acutorostrata chromosome 16, mBalAcu1.1, whole genome shotgun sequence genome, TCAGAGCAGAGGAACTCTAACTctgaacagaaagagaaaaacacggTCAGTGAATTGTGCCACGACTGcgcaaaatcacacagctaggcGCAGCACTTCGACTTAATTGTCCATTGACGTTAGGGAGTTTGTTCACCTccccctcttctcctctcctcagtCAATTCGCCTTAgctgttttgaaaacaaaacaaaagtccaTTCTGGCTTAGAAATAAAACTGCAGCATAAACAATTGGTAGGTGTGTTTCCAAGTGGCTTGAGGGAAGTGGCACAGAGTACGGAGGCGACCACCGAGGTTGCTAAAAAATTTCCTGTCCTGACCAGGGTTGCGTTTCTGGAGAATATTTAACAGGGAGGGTTTTAATGCTTCTAAAGATGTtgaaactaaagaacaaatattgATCCAGAGAGCACCACAACTCCCCTGAAAGAGGGTAAAAGACGtcctttataaaatgaaaaactactTGGCGGGAACAGTCCCAGACCGCTGCACAAGTAGCCCTCAGAGGGCCGAGGGGCCAGGTGGGCACGGCCAGGCCCGGGCACTAACGCACCGGGCAGCACCGCAGATGCCCCTCGCTCTGGGAGGCCACGGTCTTTCCCGCCAGGCCGACCTGAGCCTCCGgccagagcaactgggccccgaGGCCACCCCAGGCCGCAGCTGGCGGCCGCTGGCACCCGTGTCGGGTACCTAGGCCAGGGCTGGTTCCCGCGGCTCGCCGCCGCCGGAGAGTTGGGCTCCGCCGAGGCCACCCCGCGCGGCAGCTCCACAAGCCCCGGGCGGCGCTGGAGGTGAGGCTCTCGCCCAAAGGCACCCTCCCCGCGCCCGGGCGGCGGTGAGTCAGGGCGCGTTATGCAAGTCCTGGCCCGCCTGCCCCGGCGCCTCCCCCTCGGTCTTTCATCCCGCGCCGTTACGAAAGCGCGACCCCCCTCCCCCCGGAGCTTTATATAATGCGGCCgggcggcccccgctcgcctcccTAGCTCCACGCGCGCCCGGACCCGCGACCAGGCTTGAGCGCAGCTCCCGACCGTGAGCGGCGGCCCGGCGGGACCGGGGGGCCGGCGCGGGAAGGATGGGGGGCCGGGATGAACGGGATGGGGGTACGGGGGCAGGAGGGATGGGGGACCGGGGGCCGGCGGGATGAGGGCTCGGCGCGGGCGGGATGGGGTCTAGGGACCGGCAGTGGCGGGTCGGCTGGTCCGGCCGCCAGGCGCTCACGGCGCGCGGTTCCCGCAGGGCGGACTCCCGAGCAAGATGGAGTGGGTGTGGGCGCTGGTGCTACTGGCGGCACTGGGCAGCGCCCGGGCGGAGCGCGACTGCCGGGTGAGCAGCTTCCGAGTCAAGGAGAACTTCGACAAGGCTCGCGTGGGTATCTGCGTCCCGGATGCCCCGCGTTCCCCTTTACCGGCGGCCGGCCGTGCGCTCCCGGACACCAAACGCTGCTCTACTCTCTTCCCCAGTTCTCCGGCACCTGGTACGCCATGGCCAAGAAGGACCCCAAGGGCCTCTTTCTGCAGGACAACATCGTCGCCCAGTTCATGAACGAGAATGGCCACATGACAGCCACGGCCAAGGGCCGAGTCCGTCTCTTTAAGTCAGTGACCTCTGGGGGGCTGCGCTCTTTGCGCTGCAGGGTCCCCCGGGCTGAGCGCCAAACCCTGTTTGGGAAGGGACGGGAGCACCCGGGGTGGGATGCAGGGAGCCCGTCGCCCAGCCTGGCTCATGATCCCCTTGGCTTCTGCAGTAATTGGGACCTGTGCGCAGACATGCTGGGCACCTTCACAGACACCGAGGACCCTGCCAAGTTCAAGATGAAGTACTGGGGCGTAGCGTCCTTTCTCCAGAAAGGAAGTAAGTAGTCGGCTTAGTGGGACTGTCTTGGGGGATGGGAGACATACCTAGCTTTGGCTAGGGTTTCTCCTCCTGTGGCACCCTTGGGAAGAACGGTCTGTAAGCAACCAGAACTCTCAGCAGGGCTTAAAGCTAGAGGGGTGAAATTGCAAGTAGCCAGGCCCCTTCACTgcgcccaccccatcccccagctCAAAAACTTGACCCAAGCTCAAAAGGCTCTTGGGCCTGTCACGTGACCTCCTCCTGCCATTTACCCATACGGCCAGTGTGCCAGGGGGTGTGGCCTTCTCCATGCTGAGACCACCCACCTCCTCAAGACCCAACTCGCATCACCACCCAACCTGGTTTTGCATTTCGTCCATTTCTTTAGGCTGAATCCCTGAAACTGCTTGACTACTAGGGGCCCAGCAGAGACTCAGAGACTCTCATCCAAGGACGTAGGGAGCATTTATGCACAGGGTTGACTCACTCCAAGGTGCCCTACCTGCCGATGCTGAGATTCTGAGCCAGGCACAGTGCTCTGGGTGACAGTGacctcttccctttctcccaaGCCCTGAAACTCATATGGGGGGCAGGGTGTTAAGGACTCTCAGAAGAGCGTCCTAAACTTCAGCCTGATGTAGATGTTCGAGAGCAAACATGTACAAGCTCTTTCTACTTTTCCCTCATTTCTCCTAAGTTTCAAATCTGCAGTCTGCTTGGTACCTAGAGAGTAATGCAGGCCACGGGGGACATATCATGGAACCATAGAGACGGAGAGTTAACACTGTGAAGGGGGTTCAACatgcagatgaataaactgaggtcAAGAGAAGGTAGTGCTTTGTCCAAGGTCATGCGACAAGTTTGTGAGAGCCAGTGTCAGAAGCCAGGGGTTCCAGCTCCCAGGTCAGGATTAGGTGGCCCTGAACAGCAGGGACTCCTAATACAAACCAGCTTCTACAATTTTACAGAATACTGTTGGAACTCTCCTGGGAGACAGGCCCCAGAGGGCTGTTCAGGGGGACTCTTAGCTTGGTGAGCCAGGGCAGAAGTGTCCTTTCATGTAGCCCATCTACACGGGGCATGCACTCCTTCACTTCCTCTACAGCTGTGTTAGAtgaacttttacttttttttttatcgaATTGCATCTTCAGTATTGATTTACACTGTACATATGGAGTTGCTATTCAACGAGGGGAAAAAAGCTTTTATCCTTAGAGGTAATAAAAAGTTTTTCAAATAACGCAGCAAAACTTCCTAAAGTGATCCATTTAGAGTAAAAGATAAACTTTTCTGATAATGGATTACAAAAATCAGTACCACGGGGCCCAAGGTTACTACTTTTTAGAATCTGCATCTTATCAAACAGGTGAGCATGGCCACCGCTGAGCAGTCGTATGTCTGCCCCTGACCCCCACATCCCGGTGTCTGACACATTCCCCATGGGAAAGCCTGGGAGGTTCAGGGGTGGCTCAGTCTTCCTCCTGGCGGGCCTGCAGTGAGCTGAAGAGGGGGCTCACCACCCACCGCTGTGCAGCTCTCCTACAGGGCATGGGTTTGGGCTGAGCCCCTTCTAGGCAGGGACTCCCAGGGTTCTCAGAGCCAAGAGGCACACCCAGAGGTGACTTAGGCAAGGATTAGCGATCTCCCTTACACCCTTAATGCTGGGGGATCCAGGTTCCCCTGCGTTCCTGCAGCACAGAACATGACATAGAGCAGAGATCATCACTTGCCTCATGACCTGGGtgtgaaatggagacacagaggcTTTGTGTTTCTTGTTTCCTATCTCCTGTTGCCCCAGTTTATTTATCTCCTGGAGACAGTGTAGTGTAGAGGTTAGGTATGGGGGCTCCAGAGTCAGATTGAAACTCAGTTCTGTCCTGCTCTTTGTGATCCTGGTtgaattacttaatttctctgtgcctcagtttccttatctggaaaatggggatgatagtgTGCACTTTCAGGTCGTTGtgaaaaataattgagaaagCACAGAAAGTGTCCACACACTGAATGACACATAACTAAGTGCTCAGAAAGTCTTGGTCATGGTTATACATCAACAGAATGTTAAGCAGAGATGTGACACGTTTTACCAAATGTGAGATGTTTGGATATCCACATTGTTGTTTCTCCATGGCAAACCTCTCACATACATTCTTACTAACGTGGTTTCCCCATCCTGTCTTTATTGACGTTAGTACCACCTTTGTTTACACTTATGCTTCATGGCTTACATCCCAGTCTTAGGAAGAAATATAGTCTAAATTCTTCAAGGGCTCAGCTCTGCCTCTGTCAGGCGAGCTCTGAAGAGTATGAGCTCTAAGAAAGAATCTCTGATGTCAGAGGGTAGCCATCTTCTGCCCTCAAGGCAGAACATACCCTCTTTTGCCAGCTTGGAGAAGTGAGTCAGGTTACTAAGCCAGAATTAGGATGGAGCCAGAAAAGCCGTGAACCAGATCATCCAGTGGACTGAGAGGCAGGAGAGCAGTGTGGATAGTGAGAGGACCGGGAACTAGCTGATACGGATCAGTGCCAAAGATTCATCCTGCTGTCGGGGGTAACATACGTTGGTGGCTGTCAATATCAGTCACAAAGGCACAAGATATTGTCAGAGGGTAGATGGAGGAGACATCAGTAGAAAGGTCTAGTCTGTGGGTTTGATGGGTCCACATTCTCGGTTGTTCTTTGGAAAGATACGATCACATTTATTATCAGGGAGAGAAAGAATTATGAAAGTGAATGAGGTTCCCCCGACCACTGACTCCaggattttttcctgtaaaggaCAAGATCCTTTCTCATGGTCCCAATTTTCTAAGAGCTGTCAGAATTCTCTGTAGTCTCCTGCTTCCTAACTCCTGAATCCAGTTTTGGGAAGTGGCTGGTTTCTGGGGCCAGGCAGTAAGTTTCCCTGACATCTGAGTGGCGGAGGGAGATGCAGTGGCCCCGTGGCTTTCTGCCTTGCAGACGATGACCACTGGATCATTGACACGGACTACGACACCTATGCTGTGCAGTACTCCTGCCGCCTCCTGAACTTCGATGGCACCTGCGCCGATAGCTACTCCTTCGTGTTCGCCCGTGACCTGAACGGCTTTTCCCCGGAGGTGCAGAAAATCGtgaggcagaggcaggaggagcTGTGCCTGGCCAGGCAGTACCGGCTGATCGTTCACAATGGTGAGTGGTGTGTGGGAACAGGGCACCGGCTGCTCGCCCTTAAGGGTCCCTGGGTCTGCGTGCCCTGAGATGCATTTCATCTGCATGCAAGAGAAACCAGGGAGTCTTGGGAGCCCCCTCTGAGCCCAAGTCTTCGTCCCTCTTGACCAGATCTTTCACTAGCCTTATCATGGGGCTGATGCAGAAGGAGTGGGCAAAAGCCTTTTTTCCAAAACCTTGGCACTTTTAATTAAGTAAAACTGCAGGGGACAGCCTCTTCCTTTTTATCTGCTACCTTAGGCCCAGTCTGTGGTCACATGATTTTGCTCCTGGCTGCACTACCCCAAAAACCATTTTGACTAGATTAATATTGTCTGGGGAATTGAGTGGCCCCAGTGAAGAGCTGGGCATTGAATGTGGCCATTGGTGTAAAAACAACTTAAAGAGAGACATCACCATAGCAAGTTCAAAAGACAGTGATTTCAACAAATGCTCTTTTTCTAATATGGAACTAAATATCCAATAAGTTGACCAGCTGGTTTTCCTCACTTATGTTCTTTTGAGATCCCCTGGAACACCCATTGAATCTTTTTACGGATATTACTCTTGTCTGATCTTGATTTAAAAACCAGTAATATTCTGGAGGAAAgtgcacattttattttgaatagaCACTCACTCTCATGGGAAACTGGGTTTCAAAATCCAAATAGGGTAATGCTAAATtgtaggggaaaaaagagaacaaaactgaACTTCTCTGTTGGTCATCTAACTAGCTAACCCACACTACACCAAACAGATATGAACGCAGaccaaacaagtaaataaataagattttgaTGTTTCACCCAGGGGCAGCTTAAGTGTAGGGCAGGATTTCACCCCAGCCAGGCTCCACACCAAGCCCTTTGCCTgccttatctcacttaatcctggAGACACCTCACGAAGTAGGTATTCTCATTACCCACATTCTacaagatgagaaaacagaggctaaGAAAGATTACGAAGGTTGCCCAAGATCTTCAATAGATAGCTGAGTTGGATGCAAACCAAAGTGGTTTTGTGACTCTGAAGCCCCTTGTGGCATCACCTGGTGACATATGACACAGGACACGGTGAACACTCTATAAAACTGCTAACAGAATAGCTGAGGTCAGGCTGACTTGGCCCTCACTTCCTGAAACAGGAGGACATACCCACATCCCTGTGAAATGCAGTGAGGCAAATTtaagacaaataaaaaaacagCACTTTGATACGGGAGATCCTATGCTCTGGGGCCCACCCCATCACCCCCAGAGAAATTCAGAGGGTTTCAGAAAGCCTTGAAGATGTTTATGAATTAGAGCCACATCTAGCTATAACCTTACAAGAAGCATTTGAACAAAGCCGAGCCCTAAGGTCATCGAATATTCACTCTCTACATTTAACACCAGCTCCATATTTCTGTCAttaatatctttgttttctacatttcagGTTACTGTGATGGCGAATcagaatgaaatattttgtagcaacatggaggGTGTCGTTTCATTAAGAAACTTCCCATTAACTCACTCAGCCTTCAACTCTTAGAGTTTAGTTTGCACcgctctcttcccctcccctgccttcccctcccctcccctcacttcccctcccctcccctcccctcccctcccctcccttcccctcccctcccctcccctgcgtAAACATAAAACATTCAGTACACGTAAAAATATATGTGGGGATAAGTGAATCTCTTTGCACTCAAATGTCTGTGTTCCCTGGAGTTTTCTAAGGAATCATTTGAGGAATAGGACTCCAGACGctgatttattaaaatatgtatagttACCTATTTCCTATCATTTGGGTTTTTATTTGTGTTCGCGTCTGTGTTGAAGCGAGAAGTTCTGCAGGTGGCTGGGTAGGATGCACTTTTCATATACCGGGAGGGGTTCTTCTCTCCTGGCTCTTTATGACCTTCAGCCTGTTCCAGTGTCTAACCTCCATTATTAATGAATGTGGCTTCTCTTAACTTCCTGAAAAAGGGATTTCCCCATTAACCCAGGAAGGCCTTAACTACTGAGGCCAAAAGAGGTGAGTGTAGGTTAGGCCAGGCCAGTGACCCCAGCCTCAGGCAGCCCTAGGCCCTTGAGGTGGGCGGGGTGGCGGGCTTACCCCCAGCTGGTCTGAGACGCTGAGAGGCATGGGTTGGGGTGAGCTCTAAGAAACACCCCCCCAGCCCTTCATTGTCTCTGGCACCTAATTCACTTCTTATTTCAGGTGTGGGCAAAACGTTTCAGGAGAAGaggccatgggcttccctgggggaATCAGGAGGTGGATCATGGCGCCCCTACCTAGAGTGTGCAGGAAAGGGGAAGTAGCTGGGTCTGGGGCAGGACACCAGTGTCCCACACCATTAGCAGCACTTGTGAACACTAACGTATAGCTGCATACAAAGCcacgtgcctcagtttcccaggaGCTCCTAGGAGCCTCAGTTTATCATCTTGAAAAGGCATCAAGGCTTTGGTACCAGTGTCTTAGTTTTACTTCAAAATTCTCCTCAGATATAATTAGCTGTATGATTTGGGGCTGCTTGTAtagtttctctgagcctcactctcCTCTTGTGAAATATGG is a window encoding:
- the RBP4 gene encoding retinol-binding protein 4, which produces MEWVWALVLLAALGSARAERDCRVSSFRVKENFDKARFSGTWYAMAKKDPKGLFLQDNIVAQFMNENGHMTATAKGRVRLFNNWDLCADMLGTFTDTEDPAKFKMKYWGVASFLQKGNDDHWIIDTDYDTYAVQYSCRLLNFDGTCADSYSFVFARDLNGFSPEVQKIVRQRQEELCLARQYRLIVHNGYCDGESE